A portion of the Lolium rigidum isolate FL_2022 chromosome 1, APGP_CSIRO_Lrig_0.1, whole genome shotgun sequence genome contains these proteins:
- the LOC124671772 gene encoding ethylene-responsive transcription factor ERF014-like, with product MVKTAAINGGAAAKQQQLGGHGNVGKMRTYKGVRMRSWGAWVSEIRAPGQKTRIWLGSHSTAEAAARAYDAALLCLKGASAAAELNFPVRFPFDLPPAAMSPKSIQRVAAAAAAGSASAPIDFTCAGSASPSASSDITPDCSSSSDITPDCSSSNASAVSSPETTASSDTADLDGYDMGGGLPDYSTLAEIDAFFQSPKCMEYAMMDPCSSFFAPAPMEMEEGCGWEEEGHIALWSFSSLN from the coding sequence ATGGTGAAGACAGCGGCGATcaatggcggcgcggcggcgaagcAACAGCAGCTGGGCGGCCACGGCAATGTCGGCAAGATGAGGACGTACAAGGGCGTGCGGATGAGGAGCTGGGGCGCTTGGGTTTCTGAGATCCGTGCGCCGGGGCAGAAGACCAGGATATGGCTCGGCTCCCACTCcaccgccgaggcggcggcgcgcgcctaTGACGCCGCGTTGCTCTGCCTCAAgggtgcctccgccgccgccgagctcaaCTTCCCCGTACGCTTTCCCTTCGACCTCCCGCCCGCCGCCATGTCGCCCAAGTCCATCCAGcgcgtcgctgccgccgccgccgccggcagtgcCAGTGCTCCCATCGACTTCACCTGTGCCGGCAGTGCCAGCCCCAGCGCCAGCAGTGACATCACTCCGGACTGCAGCTCCAGCAGTGACATCACTCCGGACTGCAGCTCCAGCAATGCATCAGCAGTGAGCTCCCCGGAGACGACGGCCAGCAGCGACACGGCCGACCTCGACGGCTACGACATGGGAGGAGGCCTACCGGATTACAGCACGCTCGCGGAAATCGACGCGTTCTTCCAGTCGCCCAAGTGCATGGAGTACGCCATGATGGACCCGTGCAGCTCCTTCTTCGCGCCGGCGCCCATGGAGATGGAGGAAGGGTGCGGCTGGGAGGAGGAAGGCCACATTGCGCTCTGGAGCTTCTCCTCTCTCAACTGA